From a single Nostoc edaphicum CCNP1411 genomic region:
- a CDS encoding DNA adenine methylase, with product MVIQIPKETSPRPFLKWAGGKSRLIQQYIPYFPKSYKNYYEPFLGGGAVFFYLQPSAAILTDINAELINTYCCVRDHLEELICLLKEHKIRHNKDYYYSVRNNSVGTDLEQAARIIYLNKTCFNGLYRVNSQGKFNVPLGRYENPNICPENLLRVASVALSHAEIKQADFTEVLNHATNNDDFVFFDPPYHPISETSYFTAYSQNCFSKKDQELLRDTCAELASRGVKVMVCNSDSEFIRRIYTDINFETYKINASRSINSNIKNRGMIHELLITSFKDFYLPTQ from the coding sequence ATGGTAATTCAAATCCCCAAAGAAACTAGCCCGCGTCCATTTTTGAAGTGGGCTGGGGGTAAAAGTAGGTTGATACAGCAATATATTCCTTATTTTCCCAAGAGTTATAAAAATTACTATGAGCCATTTTTAGGTGGTGGTGCAGTTTTTTTCTATCTCCAACCAAGTGCAGCGATTTTAACTGATATTAATGCCGAACTAATTAACACTTATTGTTGCGTTAGAGATCATCTTGAAGAATTAATTTGTCTCTTGAAAGAGCATAAAATCCGACATAATAAAGATTATTATTATAGTGTAAGAAACAACTCTGTTGGTACTGATTTAGAACAAGCTGCTCGTATAATTTATCTTAATAAGACTTGTTTTAATGGTCTTTATCGAGTTAATTCACAGGGGAAATTCAATGTACCTTTAGGCAGATATGAAAATCCCAATATTTGCCCTGAAAATTTACTGAGAGTAGCCTCCGTAGCACTTTCTCATGCAGAAATTAAACAAGCAGATTTTACAGAAGTGCTAAATCATGCGACTAACAATGATGACTTTGTATTTTTTGATCCGCCCTACCATCCTATCAGTGAGACTAGTTATTTCACTGCTTATAGTCAAAATTGTTTTAGTAAAAAAGACCAAGAACTTTTAAGAGATACTTGTGCAGAGTTAGCAAGCCGTGGTGTCAAGGTTATGGTATGTAATTCTGATAGCGAATTTATTAGAAGAATTTATACTGATATTAATTTTGAAACCTACAAAATCAACGCATCTCGCTCAATTAACTCAAATATAAAAAATAGAGGCATGATTCACGAACTATTAATTACATCTTTTAAAGATTTTTATTTGCCCACGCAATAA
- the rbfA gene encoding 30S ribosome-binding factor RbfA translates to MATNRRVSRVAELIKREVSQMLLNGIKDDRVGTGMVSVTDVDVSGDLQHAKIYVSIYGTDEAKEETMAGLKSATGYVRSELGARVRLRRTPEVIFLEDRSIERGNKVLALLNQLNHDRPPENLVAVEDSTDQNDQEFSE, encoded by the coding sequence ATGGCTACAAATCGTCGGGTTTCCCGCGTTGCTGAACTGATCAAACGGGAAGTTAGCCAAATGCTGCTCAACGGCATTAAGGATGACCGTGTGGGTACTGGAATGGTCAGTGTTACTGATGTTGATGTTTCTGGCGATCTCCAACACGCCAAAATCTACGTCAGCATCTATGGTACAGATGAAGCTAAAGAAGAAACAATGGCAGGCTTAAAGTCCGCTACGGGTTATGTCCGCAGCGAACTTGGGGCGCGGGTACGCCTACGTCGTACACCAGAGGTAATATTTCTCGAAGATCGCTCCATCGAACGCGGTAATAAAGTATTGGCACTACTAAACCAACTTAATCATGACCGTCCTCCAGAAAATCTCGTAGCAGTAGAAGACAGCACTGATCAAAATGATCAGGAATTCTCCGAATAA
- a CDS encoding DUF751 family protein, which translates to MFDGFWDNVFRYPRYLITIVLGLFLNTFAPLVPLLKRPVTLIALLGLFVSSLVFLTFTLRAMLGLSPI; encoded by the coding sequence ATGTTTGACGGATTTTGGGATAACGTCTTTCGCTACCCCCGGTACTTAATTACTATTGTCTTAGGACTGTTTCTGAACACCTTTGCACCATTAGTGCCACTGTTGAAGCGTCCGGTCACATTGATCGCCCTCTTGGGCTTATTTGTGAGCAGCCTAGTCTTCCTTACTTTCACCCTACGGGCAATGCTGGGCTTGAGTCCAATCTAG
- a CDS encoding PD-(D/E)XK nuclease superfamily protein, which translates to MALTQGGRANKSGNILEGNVEAILNGHNYFQVGNYVPKEFILNAALLPKRYGKEVYIGTGIYHTDLKVDFYVVGSPAMPSGLIFECKWQESPGSVDEKFPYLNMNIQNYYPAPTIVILGGEGMREGASKWLKARVNDNHNLLAVYSLDRFIAWANKNL; encoded by the coding sequence ATGGCTCTGACTCAAGGCGGACGGGCAAATAAGTCTGGTAATATTTTAGAAGGAAATGTAGAAGCAATTTTAAATGGGCATAATTATTTCCAAGTCGGGAACTATGTCCCAAAAGAATTTATATTAAATGCTGCTTTATTGCCAAAACGTTATGGCAAAGAAGTTTATATTGGGACTGGAATTTATCATACCGATCTGAAGGTTGATTTTTATGTTGTTGGTTCACCTGCAATGCCATCTGGTTTAATTTTTGAGTGCAAGTGGCAAGAAAGCCCCGGTTCTGTCGATGAAAAGTTTCCTTATTTGAACATGAACATCCAGAATTATTATCCTGCACCAACTATTGTAATTTTAGGTGGTGAAGGTATGCGAGAAGGGGCAAGCAAATGGCTAAAAGCAAGAGTGAATGATAACCATAATTTATTAGCAGTTTATAGCTTAGACAGATTTATTGCGTGGGCAAATAAAAATCTTTAA
- a CDS encoding DUF4327 family protein encodes MSVNTVPSINYYSLDVIQDEARRLVQKGMISRQQPIYTLCQYIPAREWVCVECELEKCDFLLRDRIGDLIGREQWDND; translated from the coding sequence ATGAGTGTGAATACGGTGCCTTCTATCAATTACTACTCTCTAGATGTGATTCAAGACGAAGCACGCCGACTGGTGCAAAAGGGAATGATTAGCCGACAACAGCCAATATATACCCTTTGCCAATACATTCCAGCGAGAGAGTGGGTTTGCGTTGAATGTGAATTAGAGAAATGTGACTTTTTGTTGCGCGATCGCATTGGCGATCTAATTGGTCGTGAACAGTGGGATAACGACTAA
- a CDS encoding HetZ-related protein, with protein MKANVVNLPNSTPIFENHVSIEEFSDSSSDTLIELLCEEMQAQVKATPKCVEALAKRIAVEVERICDKSSRIQTSGEIKSWQITLGRHRMQKCLRYYQLGSKQGRVELHSNLGAMVYRHVTISGSELGFEARYSLIEDFLQAFYIEAIKAFRRENELPHDHTPRTQLQLAEYMAFTEQYAKRRINLPGGANQQLIILRAQGFARRQPQETTVDIEMAVESAKGEEAESYQRNSAVQQLRSQMIAQTNFDPSEESERDRVITELMKYLESQGQSDCMNYLSLKLQDLSAPEIDQILGLTSRQRDYLQQRFKYHVEKFAKQHHWQLVHQWLGAGLEQKLGLSSQQWEIFVNQLTEQQQQILQLKTARQNDQAIAKAIKCTPKQLQKRWTQLLEIAWSIRNGHTEAQTG; from the coding sequence ATGAAAGCTAACGTCGTTAATCTACCAAACTCTACACCAATTTTTGAGAACCACGTTTCGATTGAAGAATTTTCAGATAGCAGCAGTGATACTTTGATTGAGTTGCTGTGTGAGGAAATGCAAGCGCAAGTGAAAGCAACACCCAAGTGCGTAGAAGCTTTAGCAAAGCGCATAGCCGTAGAAGTAGAACGCATTTGCGATAAAAGCTCCCGTATCCAAACATCTGGGGAAATCAAGTCCTGGCAGATTACGTTGGGAAGACATCGGATGCAAAAGTGCTTACGTTACTACCAACTGGGTTCCAAACAAGGACGGGTGGAATTACATAGCAATTTGGGTGCTATGGTTTACCGTCATGTAACTATATCTGGTTCTGAGTTGGGTTTTGAGGCTCGTTACAGCCTGATTGAAGATTTTTTACAAGCATTTTATATCGAAGCTATCAAAGCTTTCCGCAGAGAAAACGAACTACCTCATGATCACACGCCGCGTACTCAGCTGCAATTAGCTGAATACATGGCCTTTACAGAACAGTATGCCAAACGCCGGATCAATTTACCAGGTGGTGCAAATCAGCAATTAATTATCTTGCGGGCCCAAGGTTTTGCTCGTCGTCAGCCCCAAGAAACTACCGTAGATATTGAAATGGCGGTAGAGTCTGCTAAGGGTGAAGAAGCAGAATCTTACCAGCGTAACTCGGCGGTGCAACAGCTGCGATCGCAGATGATTGCCCAAACTAATTTCGATCCATCTGAAGAGTCAGAACGCGATCGCGTCATCACTGAATTGATGAAATATCTGGAGTCTCAAGGTCAATCTGATTGTATGAACTACCTCAGCTTGAAACTTCAAGACCTCTCAGCCCCAGAAATTGACCAAATTCTCGGTTTAACTAGCCGTCAGCGCGATTATCTCCAACAACGGTTTAAATACCACGTAGAAAAGTTTGCCAAACAGCACCACTGGCAATTAGTACATCAATGGTTAGGTGCGGGTTTAGAGCAAAAATTGGGTTTATCTTCCCAGCAGTGGGAAATCTTTGTGAATCAACTCACAGAACAGCAACAGCAAATATTACAGTTAAAAACTGCCCGACAAAACGACCAAGCGATCGCCAAAGCCATCAAATGCACCCCCAAACAGTTACAAAAGCGCTGGACTCAACTTTTAGAAATAGCATGGTCTATCCGCAATGGTCATACTGAGGCACAGACAGGTTGA